AAAGTTTAGCGTCATCTACAGTGACGCCGGGCAGCGATGCCTGAAGGCGAAGGGCCAGACTTTCGGCGTCGAGGCCGTATCCAGGCGCAACATCGACATCAATGAGCCGTGGCAATGGCAAATCCGGCGGCACATTTCCGGCGCCCAACCAGTGCTCGATCAGTTCGATGGTCTCCGACTGCGCGACCACGTGAATTCCCGTCACGCCGTCCACGCCGCCAAGCAATTCCCGCATTTCGGTGATTCGCGCGTCCTCGCTCACGTTCTCGATCGGCATGAGCTGCACAGTGAGTGTATCCACTTCACCGCGCTGCCAGCGATCCACGGCGCTATGCAATATCAGCACGCCGGCCAGGGCCAAGACAGCCAAATAGACCATCAGTGCAAAAACCCAGGGCAAGAACCGGCTCGGCGCGTCGCGACCGAGCGGAACAACTGCCGGCGCACGGCGTGCCATCTCAGCTCTCCTTGACGATCGGTGCGTCGAGTCGAAGCTCGCCGGAACTGAGCGTCATCACAGGGTGGGGATTGCGCGCCACCATGTTGTGATTATGGGTGGCGATGATCACCGTGGTGCCGATCCGGTTCAATTCCTCAAACAGGCGAATCAGGCGCTGACCAAGCGATTCATCGAGATTTCCCGTCGGTTCGTCGGCCAATAACAAGCGCGGGCGGGTAATCACGGCGCGGGCGATCGCGACGCGTTGTTTTTGTCCGCCGGACAGCGATTCGGGCAGCGCGTGGATATGATCGGCAAGGCCTACCCAAGCCAGCAATTCAGACACATGCTCTTGCACCAGTTCTTCCTTGGCGCCGGCGACGCGCAGCGGCAGCGCCACATTATCAAGCGCCGAAAGATGCGCAAGCAGGCGATAATCTTGGAAAACCACACCGATTCCGCGGCGAAGATCCATCAATTGCTGACGTCCCGCCGCGATAACGTCGGCGCCAAACATCGATATCAAGCCGCGCGACGGGCGGTGCGCAAGATACATCAAGCGCAGTAGCGACGTCTTTCCGGCGCCGCTCGGCCCCACAAGATAGCGGAATTCGCCGGGTTGGACCTCGAAGGTGACATCGTGCAGCACCTCCGGGCCCATGCCATACCGCATCCCCACATTTTCGAATCGAACCACGAGTAAAAGTCTCCAGGCCTTGAAATAGTTGCCGGATCGGCAGTCCTCCAGCATTCTACATGCACGCCGGGCTGTTTGCGCAATCGCTATGGAGAGGAAGCGCAATTAGCGGTACACTGCGGACTGTTCGGCATCCGCCAACGCATACAACAACAATTGTTTGATTAAAACGTATGATTGTCAGCTGCCCGTCCTGCGCGACGCGCTATCTGATCGATCCCACGGCACTGGGCGGAGAGGGGCGCACGGTTCGTTGCGCTAAATGCAGCCATACTTGGCACGAGCAGCCGCCCGCCGACATGCCGAAACGGATCGATATCCTACCGCCTGATGATGAACCCAGGCCGATTCCGTTCGGCTCGAACTTGCCGGCCATCGTGGCAAAGCGGCGGCGTGCAAACCGCTTGGGCTGGCTCGCTGTGGCTGCTGCGGTGGTGATAATCGTCCTTGGCGGCATTCTGGCGCGCGGGCCGATCGTCGACGCGTGGCCCCCCGCCGGCAAACTTTACGCGGCGATCGGCTTAGGCACAGACACGGTGGATACCGCTGATCTTAAATTCCAGAATGTCACTCAGAACCAGGTGGTTGAGGGCGGCGTTCCGATTCT
The genomic region above belongs to Pseudomonadota bacterium and contains:
- a CDS encoding cell division protein, which codes for MARRAPAVVPLGRDAPSRFLPWVFALMVYLAVLALAGVLILHSAVDRWQRGEVDTLTVQLMPIENVSEDARITEMRELLGGVDGVTGIHVVAQSETIELIEHWLGAGNVPPDLPLPRLIDVDVAPGYGLDAESLALRLQASLPGVTVDDAKLWLDRLADLGRSLEFLAIAVVILIGLAAVATVIFTTRMGISIHRNVIELLHLIGARDGYVAAQFQRQAMMLGLRGGVLGIVFAAATLYGLGQVAGGLETPLAPDIPVANWAWVLLAAVPVATALIAMVTARLTALRELAKMP
- the ftsE gene encoding cell division ATP-binding protein FtsE, translating into MVRFENVGMRYGMGPEVLHDVTFEVQPGEFRYLVGPSGAGKTSLLRLMYLAHRPSRGLISMFGADVIAAGRQQLMDLRRGIGVVFQDYRLLAHLSALDNVALPLRVAGAKEELVQEHVSELLAWVGLADHIHALPESLSGGQKQRVAIARAVITRPRLLLADEPTGNLDESLGQRLIRLFEELNRIGTTVIIATHNHNMVARNPHPVMTLSSGELRLDAPIVKES
- a CDS encoding zinc-ribbon domain-containing protein, coding for MIVSCPSCATRYLIDPTALGGEGRTVRCAKCSHTWHEQPPADMPKRIDILPPDDEPRPIPFGSNLPAIVAKRRRANRLGWLAVAAAVVIIVLGGILARGPIVDAWPPAGKLYAAIGLGTDTVDTADLKFQNVTQNQVVEGGVPILVVRGRIYNLADDSRAVPAVRIGLLDAANIELHHWTFAAEQSELPAQSYTKFETRLTSPPIGVVSLRIGFAGEDAN